The Megalops cyprinoides isolate fMegCyp1 chromosome 9, fMegCyp1.pri, whole genome shotgun sequence genome has a window encoding:
- the LOC118782555 gene encoding heat shock protein beta-7-like, whose amino-acid sequence MASLANSPSSSSSSSYRSARYSSSSFRAGSSGGQDPLFEPYLDGGPCSLFGEEGAGTPLCHLPFSRHRSESFGYPGGTGTSVAGRPASMGVVRRVGDSYHMSADVSQFEPQDVVVMAYSHWVVIHAEKVADDGSVSDTFTHKSQLPEDMDPLSVSSTLTPEGMLVVSVRRKCSLESSEPARPAYCSEARL is encoded by the exons ATGGCCTCCTTAGCcaactctccctccagctcctcctcttcctcatacCGTTCTGCCcgctacagcagcagctccttcagggCAGGCAGCAGCGGGGGGCAAGACCCCCTATTTGAGCCCTATCTGGATGGGGGCCCCTGCAGTTTgtttggagaggagggggcaggaaCCCCCCTGTGTCACTTGCCTTTCAGCCGGCACCGAAGCGAGTCATTTGGGTACCCAG GCGGAACAGGGACATCTGTGGCAGGGCGTCCAGCCAGCATGGGCGTGGTGCGGAGGGTGGGAGATTCCTACCACATGTCAGCAGATGTGAGTCAGTTCGAGCCTCAGGACGTGGTGGTGATGGCCTACAGCCACTGGGTTGTCATCCATGCGGAAAAG GTGGCAGATGACGGTAGTGTCAGCGACACCTTCACGCACAAGAGCCAGCTCCCTGAAGACATGGACCCCCTGTCGGTCAGCAGCACCCTGACACCGGAGGGCATGCTGGTGGTCAGTGTGAGGAGGAAGTGCAGCCTGGAGTCCTCTGAGCCGGCCCGGCCCGCCTACTGCTCTGAGGCGCGACTCTAG
- the zgc:165508 gene encoding protein FAM131A isoform X2: MLPKSRRALTIQEIAALARSSLHGISQVVKDHVTKPTAMAQGRVAHLIEWKGWCKPTDSPAALESDFNSYSDLTEGEQEARFAAGVAEQFAIAEAKLRAWSSVDGDDSNDDSYDEDFPPANEPPQTTLSTDTMAYPHYLRDLLHSHVCQQLVARTPCEAESSAEPSPAGGSPDTLCSSLCSLEDHPLLRDLGCPPASPADLAAKILGALQGGEEILARLQRAGGDCAFRGLGRGAGDDSSFSVSYSESYLSPTEDEDLPCKDYESVCRDLPQGYATRRKVSDVASSGVVSLDEEDEEEEEDEEVEGREQRDQ, encoded by the exons ATGTTGCCAAAATCGAGAAGAGCACTTACAATTCAAGAGATTGCGGCACTGGCAAGGTCATCATTACACG GTATCTCTCAGGTGGTGAAGGACCATGTGACGAAGCCTACGGCCATGGCACAGGGGCGGGTGGCACACCTGATCGAGTGGAAGGGGTGGTGCAAGCCCACTGACTCGCCCGCCGCCCTCGAATCCGACTTCAACTCGTACTCCGACCTCACCGAAGGAGAGCAGGAGGCCCGCTTTGCAGCAG GTGTGGCCGAGCAGTTTGCCATTGCTGAGGCCAAGCTCCGCGCCTGGTCGTCGGTGGATGGCGACGACTCCAATGATGACTCTTACGATGAGGATTTCCCCCCAGCAAATGAGCCCCCCCAAACCACCCTGAGCACAG ACACGATGGCTTACCCCCACTACCTGCGGGACCTCCTACACAGCCACGTGTGTCAGCAGCTGGTCGCCCGCACGCCCTGCGAAGCAGAGAGCAGCGCCGAACCCTCGCCGGCGGGCGGCTCGCCCGACACCCTCTGCTCCAGCCTCTGCAGCCTGGAGGACCACCCGCTCCTGCGCGACCTGGGCTGCCCGCCCGCCTCGCCCGCCGACCTGGCCGCCAAGATCCTGGGCGCTCTCCAGGGCGGGGAGGAGATCCTGGCGCGCCTCCAGCGGGCCGGGGGGGACTGCGCGTTCCGGGGCCTCGGGCGAGGCGCGGGCGACGACTCCTCCTTCTCCGTCTCATACTCCGAGTCCTACCTGTCCCCAACCGAGGACGAGGACCTGCCCTGCAAGGACTACGAGAGCGTCTGCCGGGACCTCCCGCAGGGGTACGCTACCCGCCGGAAGGTCTCCGACGTGGCCTCCTCCGGAGTGGTGTCGCTggatgaggaagatgaggaggaggaagaggatgaggaggtggaggggagggagcagagagaccAGTGa
- the zgc:165508 gene encoding protein FAM131A isoform X1 produces the protein MFVKWNSLCYASSMEKLLFDKTRGVVTEEGTVVNVEDTVEMLPKSRRALTIQEIAALARSSLHGISQVVKDHVTKPTAMAQGRVAHLIEWKGWCKPTDSPAALESDFNSYSDLTEGEQEARFAAGVAEQFAIAEAKLRAWSSVDGDDSNDDSYDEDFPPANEPPQTTLSTDTMAYPHYLRDLLHSHVCQQLVARTPCEAESSAEPSPAGGSPDTLCSSLCSLEDHPLLRDLGCPPASPADLAAKILGALQGGEEILARLQRAGGDCAFRGLGRGAGDDSSFSVSYSESYLSPTEDEDLPCKDYESVCRDLPQGYATRRKVSDVASSGVVSLDEEDEEEEEDEEVEGREQRDQ, from the exons ATGTTCGTAAAGTGGAATTCGCTATGTTACGCTTCTTCGATGGAAAAGCTGCTCTTTGATAAAACCAGGGGCGTTGTCACGGAAGAAGGCACTGTG GTAAATGTTGAAGACACTGTCGAGATGTTGCCAAAATCGAGAAGAGCACTTACAATTCAAGAGATTGCGGCACTGGCAAGGTCATCATTACACG GTATCTCTCAGGTGGTGAAGGACCATGTGACGAAGCCTACGGCCATGGCACAGGGGCGGGTGGCACACCTGATCGAGTGGAAGGGGTGGTGCAAGCCCACTGACTCGCCCGCCGCCCTCGAATCCGACTTCAACTCGTACTCCGACCTCACCGAAGGAGAGCAGGAGGCCCGCTTTGCAGCAG GTGTGGCCGAGCAGTTTGCCATTGCTGAGGCCAAGCTCCGCGCCTGGTCGTCGGTGGATGGCGACGACTCCAATGATGACTCTTACGATGAGGATTTCCCCCCAGCAAATGAGCCCCCCCAAACCACCCTGAGCACAG ACACGATGGCTTACCCCCACTACCTGCGGGACCTCCTACACAGCCACGTGTGTCAGCAGCTGGTCGCCCGCACGCCCTGCGAAGCAGAGAGCAGCGCCGAACCCTCGCCGGCGGGCGGCTCGCCCGACACCCTCTGCTCCAGCCTCTGCAGCCTGGAGGACCACCCGCTCCTGCGCGACCTGGGCTGCCCGCCCGCCTCGCCCGCCGACCTGGCCGCCAAGATCCTGGGCGCTCTCCAGGGCGGGGAGGAGATCCTGGCGCGCCTCCAGCGGGCCGGGGGGGACTGCGCGTTCCGGGGCCTCGGGCGAGGCGCGGGCGACGACTCCTCCTTCTCCGTCTCATACTCCGAGTCCTACCTGTCCCCAACCGAGGACGAGGACCTGCCCTGCAAGGACTACGAGAGCGTCTGCCGGGACCTCCCGCAGGGGTACGCTACCCGCCGGAAGGTCTCCGACGTGGCCTCCTCCGGAGTGGTGTCGCTggatgaggaagatgaggaggaggaagaggatgaggaggtggaggggagggagcagagagaccAGTGa